The window tatccgatgtgagactattctTTTTGCCTTATGCATGGATATCATGAAAAGACCGATGCACCCCTGATCCTTTTCGCCTTTCCAAGGGATATACCGATCTTTTTGCACTGGACTGTTTCTGGGTGCAATACACTCCGCGCCCAGCAACCGGTTAAcattccttttcccttatgATTATGGTACAAACATAAAATAACATTGTTTTAATTCCAAGAAGctttacattttctttttaattactTTTTACTTGTTTGGTGTTAAAATGAGTCTAGGATCTGAATACAAATCCAAATCGTCCAGCATACACCCAATTGGTCAAAACAATCACATCAGTTGTCCATTAATTTTATGGTTAAAAAGTGCAAGGAAAGACTACTAATTGAGGCAAGTCACGTTGATAATTAGATTATCCCAAGGGTGTACTCTTATCCAATGTTTAAATTTGCCACGACAACCCTCCATATACAAGTGCTCACGTATGGAACCtacctttattttttggaaagagTTAGTAAGTATATTAGAAGGTAGtggttctctgtccgggagttcGGCCTATGTTTGTGCTCACTGTAtttatctttctcctcccctaAACAAgaggtagagatgtcttttttacatggggagaagagagagatacacAAGAGCGATGACATgagccacactcccggacagagttctttttccctatattcGATTAGAAGGAAGGATATACAGTAAAGAGGAGAGGGTCCATTGTGAATCAAGTAATGAAACTGTGGAACTGTTGTACATTCGAGGGAACCAGGCGAGAGAAGCCCATTTAACCCTAACGTGCATAGATCGGATCAACTCCCAAACACAGCAGATGAGAGGGGGAAAACACCACTTTGATGGGCTTCCAAGACCACTTATGTCAGAAAATTGAGGCTTATAAGTTGCAATTTCAGAGTATGAGGCTTATAAAAACACCACTTTCCATCCCCGTTATCTTCAGAGTCAATAAGATTCCCAACAGCCGCTCTCTAATCAGACAATCTGGGAAGAGTGCTAGAGACATTAACCGCCGGCAGAGATTCTAAAATAAATTAGCCCACACcaactacccccccccccccaaaaaaaccaccacccaaaaaaaaaaaaaaacctaaaaccaaaaaccaaaaaaaaaaaaaaaaaaaaaaaaaaaaaaaaaaaaaaaaaaaaaaaaaaaaaaaaaaaaaaaaaaaaaaaaaaaaaaaaaaaaaacacaaaccaaaaaaaaaaaaaaaaaaaacaaaaaaaaaaaaaacacccaaaaaaaaaaccccccccaaaaaaacaaaaaaaaaacaaaaaaaaaaaaacaaaaaaaaaaaaaaaaaaaaaaaaaaaaaaaaaaaaaaaaaaaaaaaaaaaaaaaaaaaaaaaaaaaaaaaaaaaaaaaaaaaacataaaaaaaaaaaaaaaaaataaaaaaaaaaaaaaaaaaaaaaaaaaaaaaaaaaaaaaaaaaaaaaaaaaaaaaaaaaaaaaaaaaaaaaaaaaaaaaaaaaaaaaaaaaaaaaaaaaaaaaaaaaaaaaaaaaaaaaaaaaaaaaaaaaaaaaaaaaaaaaaaaaaaaaaaaaaaaaaacaataaacaaaaaaaaaaaaaaaaaaaccacccttttttttaaaataaaactcaaaaaaataaaatccccttatataaacaaaaacaaaaacaacaacccccaacacccccccccccccccccccacccccccacccaccccacccccccccccaccccccccccccccaacccccaaacaaccacccccccccccacaaacccccccacaaaaaaacaccaaacaacaaaaaacaaacaaaaaaaaacaacacacaaaaaaaaacaaccaaaaaaaacaacacaccacccccaaaaaaccaaaaacaaaaaacccaaaaaaaaaaaaaaaaaaaccaaccacccccaaaaaaacaaaaaaaaaaacactaggaTGAAAGTCTCCCTTGAGGAATTCTTCTCTTTACTTCACCAACTCTTTGAGGAGGCCAGATTATATGGGTCACCCTCCCTTGTACTAGACTCAAAGGAATCTGCGAAGATTTAAAGCAATACTCTGTAAGGAATTAATTAGTAGACTTACAGAAGAAGTATACTTTTCTTTCCACAAATAAAAAGGCTATGCTGTGCATGAATACCAAAAAAATCCCAATTAGAAGAAACTGCATCACTCCAAAGCATATGAAGGATACTTCAGTAATTACATTAGCATAATAAATACATCCTTCAGTGATTTACCGAAAAACCCGATGTCCGGAGAGTAAAAGCGATAAGGAACAACCATGAGAGGAATATATTAAGAAGGCCACATAAAATCTGTACTCCAACAAATATATTAAGAAAGGTGAAGTTTTACTGCAAAACAAGTATTTGGTCATGCATTGAATCTGAAAAATGACAGTAGAAGCAAAGCCAAATCATTCATAAATTAGAACACTGTTGCAACTTTTGTAATGACATTGATGATCAATGTTATAACAAATATTTGTaaacagaagaaaattttcataattacaACTAAAGAAGTGAAGattataaaattaattaaaagttaTAATGCCGTTGTAGTTGTAACCATCAATTGCCAAAACCACCAACTCCATTAATTTTATGCTACGAGTGAATAACTTGATTACTGCACATCGAGTTGGAGCAACTGACATGTTGGATTTTTTGCATCCATGAATGAAGCAGAAATTTATAACCAATCCTACTACCATTGTTCCACAAACACTCACCATTTGTGAACTAATTACAATATGCTATTCCATGGACTATTCTTCAGTGTTCCGCATTTATAGTCTGAAGCAATAACCACCTTGGCTAATTGCCTAATTCATCTCAAGTATAGAGAATTAATCAGTCAGTCCCGACATTATCAggaaaagaaatagaggataTCATATTCAATTAAAAGGACAAGGCAGATGAGAAATACTTGGAAAACAAAAGGTTTGAGgctggataaataattttttaacatccttcctttcttctattatttttgtTCTGCTACTGTCCTCTGTTTTGGAAGATAGTTACAGCCCATAAGTAGTTGGTTGATCTACTTCATACTCAGAGTGAGTTCCTCTCCATCCCAAGTTACCCCAACCTTCATTTCCCATGCCCTAAATCCAACTCTGATGTGATATCTCTCCTTGAAACCAAATACGAATCTGTAACTATTGCACAACCTGATTTCAGGGATTTCTTATTAAAATATTACCTAGCCTTTGGGACCATTGGGCCTTGAATTCTAGAGAGTAGGCCAGTAGGGAATCGTGATCGTTACCCAAAATTCCCAAGTGATTTTGAGTTCTATGTGAAGGGTTGTTGCCATCAGAAGCTGGTTCCTTTTTCACCTGTACTGCTCATAtcgtaaggaagaagaagacttctttcTTAATTGTTATTAAAGTAATGCGGGACAGAATAGGAGGGGGGATTGTCCTGCATCATAAAGACTGTTATTTCCAGAAAAACCTCATGTCTTTGGTGTTCTTAGCTTCTTATATTTTATTCGCACTTCCAATTGCCAAAAAACCCTCATTTTCAATATTCCATTTACAGATTGGTCCATCCCATTGAAATTAATTACCACCCTGCCACTGGTTAGGTTTACTCCTTCCTAAAGGAATCTAAATTTCCatttatttacagaattgccactcAACAATTAATTTGAGATATTACTATTTTTCTGGGCCATAGCGATCCCAAAGCAGGGTTTTGTGACCCAAGATTGCATTACATGTCGAGGGATATGATATGCCCATTCCAACCACTGAATAAATAGGGAATCCACACTTTGTCACCTACATCAGCGATAAGGCTTACCAGGTGTTGGACTTCTCCCCCTATATTATCAGCCATAGATCATTTTTGCCAAATGATGATTTTCTGACCAGTTCTTCAAAGATTCATTCTGCCATGTGGTGATCTCTCTAATGGCTCAAACATTACGAAATATGTAATGGGTGATGTGGGCTACATATTGGTGTTTTATCagttgccacatggcagattttGGAGCCATGTAACAAAAGCATGGCTACATAGACTTGATCCACATATTTATATATGAATAGATATTCTGCATGTTATCAACTTAACTTAAAATCTAGTAGTTGTGTGAGACGAAATCCTCCCAACATTGTATTATTGTAGAATTATACCATGTCCTTTTTCAACTCAAATAGAAGTACAGTAACATACCGGGCCAAAAGATCTTGAATCCAAGCTGGAAGCTGAGTTGTCCCCCTCCACCCAGCAATGCCCTTCTGGAATTTTCAGTGCATCATATGACTGAGGGATTCTGATCCTGTCACCAGGCAATGCAATTATTCTCTTTATGTGTTTCTCCTTGTGATTAGTTGGGGACCTGCAAAATTTTTGAATATAAGGCACAATGTGATGTTGTGATTTTTTTGCGGAGCGTGTGACATCATAGTTTCAATAACTCatggaatgaaagaaagaacaaagcTTTTGATAACTGCTCCCAGCAAGCATATTGATTTGTAACAAGCATTCATGAGCTCATATTTTCAGGTCTACAGCTAGGGAAAGACCATAAATATGCAGCCCAATGGTCCTTAGACAGGAATTCCAAGATGTTAATGAGGATTACTTTACTTTTTCAGTTTAAAGTGGTTTTCCACCATTTCCAActcatattttcttttctttccttggcCTTTACATACTAAAGAATGCCTATTTTTTTCTCCCACCCCTTTTTTCTCCAGTCATCAACACAATGTCTCTACACATAAAAACACAGGCAGACAGAAAGGAAGAGGAGTAAGGAGCTAATCATGTGCGCTACTATAATCTTAACAAGTGGATATGTAAAGAAAATCCATTAGGAAAAACAGTACACCACATAGGAGTCACACATGGTTATCAATCAAAACCATTCAAGTACTTGGTTGATCCTAGGAATGCCTAGTCCAAAACTAATCTCAGCTAATGAGTCCAAATTGTTATAATAAGAGGAGGGATCTGGACAAGCAGAATAATCTCGGCAGAGTCTAGAGTCAGTGGGAATAAATGCATAATAAAGATGGTTATAAATTGTCCAGACACTGAATATTGGAATGTGGCCAATTCAGAATGTGAACAAACATTTGATCAGTCTGACTGATTTGTAAACAGAGAAGTAGCTTTCAGGCAGGTAATCCATATCCCTTCCCCAGATCACCCAGTAGGGATGATGTAATTAAGACAGACCATCCACCAGATAAGTGACCCTTGATGGCCAGAGGTTCAGTACTCTCATCCACACCAGCTGTGTACTCCATCAACACAGGTCCCTTAAACTGTAATGCCCGCAATCAAAGTTTCAGACGAATTAATTAAAAGACGCCTAGTAGGTGAGTCATGTGGGACAAACAAGCCCCTTCCACGGTACCGCCTCAACTTCCACATTTAAGTATGGAGCCCCCTCCAAGAACcaagaccctgcagtagtgggagcctcgtgcactgggatgcttTTTTTATGCTGGTATATCTGCATAGTATTTACTGTCAGTAGAGTGTTATTCCCTTCAATCAGATATTGATTTCTGGTTCTTGAAGCTTCCTATTGTGAGTAGGATTATTCCCTTTTTATGTTGATTTCTGGTTCTAAGTTTTGATATAATATTCTCCCAGCTAAATAAAACCTTCAATCAGATTTCTGTCCATATGTGAGTTGTTGATTTATCGATATCTGATTTCTCTTGAATTTTGGAAAGTGTTTAAGTCTGTGATCCTGTGAACTGTTGGTTTTCTGAAACCCAACTTTAGGTAGATTCAAACCCCATTTTTTGGTATCAAAACTGAAAATCCAATGGCGATTGATTTTCATTTGTTTAAATATCAAATTCTTGCGCTTCAATTTCACatggagagaagcaagaagagatTTATGGATTGACTTTGTGATCTCCAAATAGGGTATCGTGAGATTGCCGATGACTTTCGAGAGGTTGCCAATAATACTAACCATCTCTGTGAGAAAGTGTTGGGCATGACAGGAGATTCAGCAAACAAATTAGAAGTGGAAGAAGATCTAACGGCAAAAGAACTCAATGATCATCAAGAAATGATTCCAATTGAGGAAGCACAATTCAAAGAGATCGAGACCATGGATTTCCTTCTTCCTCAAATCTTGGATGTAAAGAAGTCAATCATTGCTGATTTTGGTCGTGAGATGCACTGGATCATCTTACCATCAAAGCCGACGATTGTAGATGCCGATCGAGTGGTGTTGATTCTCCCCTTCTATAAAACTTGACGAGTTTTTTCCAACCCCGGGGGAACTGATGCAGTTAAGGGTGTTCAATCGGGCCAATTAGGTTTTGGaatactttattttggcccatggttgaGTTTAatgggccttgggcttgttattttttggtttaattaaTGTACTTAGCCTCTTTTATAATCCCAAAAGATGGAATCCAAGGATACATGGGATTAAGTAGATGGATAAGATCATGTAGGGTCCACTAGTAGATTATTAGTAGTAGGGAGTGTTTGAGTTCTTTTAGAAGTCTTATTCTATGGTTTTTACTAGTTAGGAAGTCTATCTTGACTAgatttctatttccttttttatttaaagcttGTAAACCCTCTAATGCAAGAGtggacctcgaaccagggaaaccagtgggagatcgattgcagccaggatcaacacgataaggaacaaattaaataactaaaactcttttttttttttattgttgttttctattacatatgaatggagaacataaaggataagaagataaagaaagaaggggggtaggggaatagctctctcagcctggctctctcacccacagctatcccagctgttgaaacatggaatttctcccataactgATGGCAACAAAgcctgaaaattcttttctccaaatctgatccttccttacaatagcgggcctattaatagcttacgcaagcttacaaaatagaaggtagaaaatagaaacttcctaaaatagaaactaactgaaaatagaaagtaggaaatagaaactactaaacctAGCAACTAGTGACAATGGCAacttattgaaaatagaaactaactagaattagaaactactaaggctttatatATCAGCTTTCTATAACAAAAGGAAGGacattaaaatagaaactaaataaataagaaactaTTAGGCAGCAATAAAATCTATTTTGTCTTGCTATCTTCAGTGGGGCACAAAGAATCTCAACTATTTCTTTGTACTTCCTTTTCCATTCAAGGCTTATGGACCcataacactgttcacgtgaacagtaactttttttGGGAACTAGTTCGGGCTGCTTTAGGTGacgctccatcgaaccaacaaaaacttgccacatcatcagaccaggttgcctctcacagcagtcgaatccacaaccttgctgggctggttttggggcttgttcctgggggtacatatggacttgtgatctacatcaccctctcccctcccccaatgATTTGATTGAATGGATTAAGAATTGTTTGAGTTGAAAATTAGAGTTGgactctctcatctctctcctctttgtcTTCCCCAGTCCCCACGAActgtttctctcctttctctctcctgcgacctccctttctctctcatatttctcttcttttattcttctttatttcctgtTTTCTCCATTAAACTACAGGTCAGTACCATCACTGCACATACCTTAATCTCTCACCCTATTAATTCTGTTTACATTGTACTATTCTGTTATTCACCTCTACAATTTCATTCTGCGTTGTTGTTGCTCTCTTATGCTGTTATTCTGATTTAATATCAGATCTTCCCATCGATTTCTgacgggaaacagcctctccgagaagcagaggtaaggctgtgtacattatgaccctcccgagaccccgcagtggcgggagcctcatgcattgggtacaccCTTCCCATTGATTTTTCTGAATCCTTGAGCAGGATTCTAAGAAATCTCAGTTTGGCTACTGCTTTACGAGATTTGATTTCAGAATCACGTGGGTATGTCTACAGAGTATTTACTGTCAGTTGTGTTATTCCCTTCGTAATCAATTACTGTTTTCATCTTTGACAAATCAGATATTGATTTCTGGTTCTTGAAGCGTCCTATTGTGAGTAGGATTCTTCGATAGCTAGTGATCCCACCCTTGGATTGGCCCTAAGTTTTGATAAAATATTCTCCCAGCTAAATAACACCTTCAATCAGATTTCTGTCCATATGTGAGTCGCTGATTAATTGATATCAAAGTTCTCTTGAATTCTGGAAAGTGTTTAAGTCTGATACTGTGAACTGTTGGTTTTCTAGAACCTAACTTTGGGTCAAACcccattagagagagagagagagagtttcagATGTTTTAATTAAAAGGACTCCAGAAGGAGGCGACAGGGTGAATACCAAAAAGACACTGTCAGGTCATTGACCATTGGATCTGCATTCTGCAGGCTATCCTTAATcgaatatttttttatacaaTAGTAGAAAAAAGATCTCTAAGGAGGGATACATTAAATGTCGAAACTAGCTATGCTGCATGGGTGCAACATATCAAGATACGCACTCATCTTGGTGCTTGCTGACTGTCTAACATTTCAAGACTACAGAGTTCTTGCATGTACGGCACACTCTAACAATTTACTGAAGGTGGCAATTATGCATTAGGAATGCTAAATGTTGGGAATATATATGATAATTTATTAAGTTAttctatttttaaattattggaaaaatattttaataaagATACTTATTTGTGTTTATTAGAGCTTCAAGCAATGATCATGAATCAGAGATTAAATTTTACCAGACATTTAGAGATTAAATGTTACACCCTTCTAAAGTGATGGTGATTCATTGTAAAAGAGGTTGTTAAGTATCAGATTAGGAAGAAGCAGAGCATGTAATGTATTGTGCATTTATGTTTATCACTAAGCCATAGCTCCAAAAAGTGGTGGTTCTTAATGAAATCATCAATTAACAGgggggaaaaataaaacacagaTAAAAAGGCCAAATGACACATAAAGAAGTAGACTTACCGAAAGAGTATCACATCTCCATGAGAAAATTTATACTTTTCAAGGCAAAACTTCTCCACCAAAACATGGTCACCTGTAGCAATAACAGTGATTAGTGACTAGTGACTCAATAGTAAAAGACTAAGGTTCAGCCCTTTGTTCAAGCTTTCTCCAACTAGTATTGCCAAACCAAGCATATGGATAAAGAGGATTACAAGTCAATGATCCTAGAAAGGTGGTTGTGCCTGGGTTGAATGTGGGATGCATGGAGAGACCTTGCACAGAAGCAACACTTGCATATCTGTCTGAAATGGTAAGACCTATCAATCCGCCCGTCATAGACTTCTTAGTGAAATTCCACAGAAAACTGGGAATGACCATATTCCAGATTTCTTGAAGAAATTTATGTCATGTAAAAAAGGAGGCCATCTGCATAATCATAAGccatgaaagaaagaaatttaataCTAAATTTCAGTAGTATTACGAGATATCTATTTCTTATGATGGACAAGAAATATGAATTTGCAACGCATTTTTCTAATCAGTTTATAAATGCAGGTACCAATACAACCTTTAAGAACAAATTAAAGCAAGTCAAAATGTGTGGGCCAAAGTTTGTTAGTCATTTTTGGACAGAGGTTGTGAACAGGACCCTTGGAAACTTACTTGGGTGTCCTTGAAGAACTTTGCAAATTGGGATCTAGTTCTGCTgaaaattgaatttgagtttAACTGTTCTGTTAGCCGCACCACAGAGTACTCTACTTTTCAGATTATGCTAGGAGAGAACCCCTAAGGTCCTCTTGACCTCATTCCACTAACTCAAGCCGTAAGCAAGAAAACTACCAAAAAATGGAAGATATGCTTAGGGACTTGCAGAAAATAAACTCCAAGACTAGAGAAAACATCACCAACAATATAGCCAAGTGGCCCAAGTACAAAGCAAAGGCTGACcaggagagaagagaaatgaCCTTCGAGGTTGGAGATAACGTTTGGGTATATGTCAGTGAGTATCATCTCCGTTAGATTTCCTACTAGACTCTACAACAAATTTTAAGATAGATAATTCCCTTCAAAGATTTTGGCAAAGATAGGAGAAAATGCATATCAAGTGTCACTACTAAAGGGCTGGGCCATACATGATGTGTTCAATGTCAGCCACTTGCATCCTTTttatgaagaaaatgaagagaaCCTAAGGGCAAGTTCAGATCAAGAAGGGGAGATTGATGCAACAGATACACATGCATAATACAAGAGAAGTTACACAAAGAGTGGGACCACCCCAAGGCCATAAGGAGATCCCCTCGGCTTCACAAGAATTCTAGAAAATAAAAGTGTGATAGACTagaaagtttttaagtttttttacATTTATTTGCATGTTTCTGAGAGGCTTCTACGTGTGGCATCATCCAATTAAATCCGAGACAGCATTTTTAGGGGTCTGAGGAGTTAGTTATAGGGGGCAGTATTAGTTTTCACTTGTAAGGGGCACACAAACATAAGCCCATAATTTTATTCTTTAGAGGGAGCTTGTTAATTTCATTGGAATTTCCCTTTGAGGGCCTTAGCCCTTAGGGTTTCCGTGTTCTGGTTTTGGAAtgataatgaagaaaaagaCCCATATGGCTTGTACTTGtgtttcttctttccattttgaGGTTATAAAGATTGTAAACTTTTCCCTTTGGTCCTTTTTTGTTCCTCTTCTATCATTTGACCATTCTATTGCAAGTAGAATCAATTTCTCAACTCCTCTTCCAAAATTGCTGAATCTATTGTAAGTGAACTTATTGGTTGTCAACTCTGATTTTCTGAACATTCACACCTCCTACCACTCAATTGGTTTGAGTTTATTCCATTTGAAGATTCCCAAGCTTCATCTGAAAAGTGAATTCAGCCAGCTCAAAATCGATGCACTCCGGGATTGGGAATGACCTGTATTGTATTATTATTCATTTCAATCTGAACCTGCATCAGTTGAGGATTCCCAAGTTCTATTTaccttttttatgtttctagttTGTCTTGGTGCCATCTTCTCCCTCtactgtttttgttttctatctTTCATATTACTTTCTCTAACAAAACATCTTTGGGGTAAAACTAAAATAATCCTAAAAGCATGGCCCTCCGTGTATCCCATGCCATATAGCTCCTTGCTTAGTTGTCTGATCTACTAGAGAGTTGACAGTCCTTGGTGTCCGACAGAGTGATGGACTGCAGCATTCAACGAGCATGTTAAAGAACAGGTTTTTATGATGTGTTGAGATAATCTTTAAAGCCCCTTGCTGCCTGCTAGTTACAAACAATTGCAGAAGAATCCCTTCTATTTCTAGCCACTGGAGATATTAATAAAACATTTCCAAGCACATAAAGAAGAGTAAACAACCATGGTTATCTATCCTGAGATCCCTTAAACTTGAGGACCCAGGCTCCCCAATGATCAGCCATCACAATTCAATTTAATGACATTCTCTAAAAGGACCAAATTCGATGAGATTGTGTCAATGAAATCTAGCATAAAACTTCAAGAATGGTAACCCATCCCAATACTAATCAATCTATCATGttcaaatgagagagagagagagagagagacagagtgaGAGAGTTCTACAAGGGAAGCGAAGCCGGAAGATCAAACACATTACCTCAGATGGACTCGACCTTTACGAACGTCTAAGAACAGGCGGAATTAGGTTTTAGCTGCTCTCTGTGAAGATAAAATGAAGATTATCCTTTCATAGTTCATGGACTTTCCTGATTCTAGTTTCGATTCCTCACTCGCATTGACATGAGAATTTTTAAGCCTTTTTTGCAGCGTAGCTGTAGATCCCAAAATTTAGAGTTAGAGCTAGAAATAATCCACGGAGgatgatttggtatgatttctatttaatttcggattgatttcatgaaataattaataaataaaattttaataaaaaaattgaaattattttgattgtatcaatatgaaatattttaaaaaataaaaaaattattttgatgcaatgtgtttgggcaggagtagagtggtcatttctacctccct is drawn from Telopea speciosissima isolate NSW1024214 ecotype Mountain lineage chromosome 1, Tspe_v1, whole genome shotgun sequence and contains these coding sequences:
- the LOC122660895 gene encoding mitochondrial inner membrane protease subunit 2-like isoform X2, whose amino-acid sequence is MVIPSFLWNFTKKSMTGGLIGLTISDRYASVASVQGLSMHPTFNPGTTTFLGSLTGDHVLVEKFCLEKYKFSHGDVILFRSPTNHKEKHIKRIIALPGDRIRIPQSYDALKIPEGHCWVEGDNSASSLDSRSFGPIPLSLVQGRVTHIIWPPQRVGEVKRRIPQGRLSS
- the LOC122660895 gene encoding mitochondrial inner membrane protease subunit 2-like isoform X1, encoding MVIPSFLWNFTKKSMTGGLIGLTISDRYASVASVQGLSMHPTFNPGTTTFLGSLTCDHVLVEKFCLEKYKFSHGDVILFRSPTNHKEKHIKRIIALPGDRIRIPQSYDALKIPEGHCWVEGDNSASSLDSRSFGPIPLSLVQGRVTHIIWPPQRVGEVKRRIPQGRLSS
- the LOC122660895 gene encoding mitochondrial inner membrane protease subunit 2-like isoform X3, giving the protein MVIPSFLWNFTKKSMTGGLIGLTISDRYASVASVQGLSMHPTFNPGTTTFLGSLTCDHVLVEKFCLEKYKFSHGDVILFRSPTNHKEKHIKRIIALPGDRIRIPQSYDALKIPEGHCWVEGDNSASSLDSRSFGPSIALNLRRFL